In Pontiella desulfatans, one DNA window encodes the following:
- a CDS encoding ATP-binding protein has protein sequence MIKRRLGEKLLEWAGQYPVVTVTGPRQSGKTTLCRALFGDKPYLSLEDLDNREYARHDPRGFLSEIPDGAVLDEIQYAPGLLSYIQTLVDEKGRPGLFVLTGSRQFEMMEPVAQSLAGRTAIARLLPFSYGELYGTKDAVSVNEMLYAGFYPRIHDKGLNPTEALSFYLSTYVERDVRQILAVSDLARFETFLQLCAGRTGQLLNMQSIGGECGVTHNTIKSWLSVLEVSGIIKLLRPWHANIGKRLIKSPKLYFMDTGLACFLLGIQQPEHLKGHPLRGELFETFVVAEAYKQHVHAGLTERLWFYRDSNGNEVDLLAGSEAGLRAWEIKSAMTVSTDFFKGLNLLEKHSSAIQSKSLVYCGDRKMQRTGIDVVPWNQLADIFIQ, from the coding sequence ATGATTAAAAGGCGTTTAGGAGAAAAGTTGCTGGAGTGGGCGGGGCAGTATCCGGTTGTTACGGTGACAGGGCCGCGTCAGTCGGGTAAGACGACGCTATGCCGGGCGTTGTTTGGGGATAAACCCTATCTTTCATTGGAGGATTTGGATAATCGCGAGTATGCTCGCCATGATCCGCGCGGTTTTTTGAGCGAGATTCCTGATGGGGCGGTTCTGGATGAAATCCAATATGCGCCGGGATTGCTTTCCTATATCCAGACCCTTGTGGATGAGAAAGGCCGCCCGGGGTTGTTTGTGCTCACGGGATCGCGCCAATTTGAAATGATGGAACCCGTTGCGCAGTCGCTGGCGGGTCGCACTGCAATCGCCCGGTTGCTGCCTTTTTCGTATGGCGAACTCTATGGAACAAAGGATGCGGTCTCGGTGAATGAAATGCTCTATGCCGGTTTTTATCCGCGTATTCATGATAAGGGCTTGAATCCGACGGAAGCCCTTTCGTTTTATCTCTCAACCTATGTTGAGCGGGATGTTCGCCAGATTCTGGCCGTCAGCGATTTGGCTCGTTTTGAAACGTTCCTTCAGCTGTGCGCCGGGCGAACCGGGCAATTGTTGAACATGCAGTCGATTGGTGGAGAGTGCGGGGTAACACATAATACCATCAAGAGTTGGCTGTCTGTTCTGGAGGTGAGCGGAATCATTAAGCTTCTTCGGCCATGGCATGCCAATATTGGGAAGCGGCTAATTAAGAGTCCGAAGCTCTATTTCATGGATACGGGATTGGCTTGCTTCCTTTTGGGGATTCAGCAACCGGAGCATTTGAAGGGGCATCCGCTGCGGGGAGAGTTGTTTGAAACCTTTGTGGTTGCCGAGGCGTATAAGCAGCATGTCCATGCCGGTTTGACTGAGCGTTTGTGGTTTTATCGCGACAGCAATGGAAATGAAGTGGATTTGCTGGCAGGAAGCGAAGCGGGCTTGCGGGCATGGGAGATTAAATCGGCCATGACTGTTTCGACTGACTTTTTCAAAGGTCTGAACCTGTTGGAGAAACACTCCTCGGCCATCCAGTCCAAATCATTGGTCTACTGCGGCGACCGGAAAATGCAACGCACCGGTATTGATGTTGTGCCCTGGAATCAACTTGCGGACATATTCATCCAATAG